A DNA window from Mytilus edulis chromosome 14, xbMytEdul2.2, whole genome shotgun sequence contains the following coding sequences:
- the LOC139503591 gene encoding protein wech-like gives MASLVTDYCTLCNDDGTSTEAVRWCIECEVFLCTDCEKHHKKSRSSKAHNTMSTKDYHNLPKFMQDISSQCRNHKKKYELYCSFHACPCCVTCITDKHQKCQEMKPLSDVLKQVKSSASVQLFEKDLKDVKENLEEIIKYLNRRINTSTEQKTKAAEQIRSMRKSIDDFLDKLEQKVLDDLETKQSKLKSKMNTLLQQLKTQSNQMSQLQREFSKMTQYATELQMYVGLREIEKTTSEAAKYLDDLKSGGQLDEVNLELTISSKLQSILKDVKSFGDININTSPFTLQLQAGRKDQAQYLVHTTPTIEQIKPSFLRQLTIPQDRKNIAICACTILPDGKYLIFDGNYYRLLLFSNDGMFKREVVKFTGGSSDTCFVRTNTVAVALKKQQIALVDVEKNKIFKSINISHSCDTVASDGQMLVVSSWEKSTIVNLNDESHTILEGVMAGKIALFKGNIYCTNDSENKVCCYKSTGEPLWTFQHHDIVYPQGITLDKNGFVYVVSWNNNRVVVVSPDGKTCKTILSEADGISTPWAIDINRESGIVIVSSKISSDNDYSKLYNTAFVYKL, from the coding sequence ATGGCCTCCTTAGTAACAGACTATTGTACTCTCTGTAATGATGATGGAACATCTACAGAAGCTGTCAGGTGGTGTATAGAATGTGAGGTGTTCCTTTGTACGGATTGTGAAAAACATCACAAGAAGTCAAGATCGTCTAAAGCCCATAATACAATGTCTACAAAAGACTACCACAATCTTCCCAAATTTATGCAAGATATTAGTAGCCAGTGCAGAAATCACAAGAAGAAGTATGAACTGTACTGTTCTTTCCATGCCTGTCCCTGCTGTGTCACCTGCATCACCGATAAACACCAAAAATGTCAAGAAATGAAACCGCTGTCAGATGTCCTGAAGCAAGTAAAATCATCTGCCTCTGTTCaactttttgaaaaagatttgAAGGATGTAAAGGAAAACTTAGAAGAGATTATAAAATATCTAAACCGTAGGATTAATACAAGtactgaacaaaaaacaaaagctgCTGAACAAATTCGATCTATGAGGAAGTCGATAGATGATTTCTTAGACAAATTAGAACAAAAAGTTCTTGATGACCTTGAAACAAAGCAATCAAAGCTGAAATCTAAGATGAACACTTTACTACAACAACTGAAAACACAATCCAATCAGATGAGCCAATTGCAAAGAGAGTTTTCAAAGATGACACAATATGCAACTGAGCTACAGATGTATGTTGGTCTGAGAGAAATAGAGAAAACTACATCTGAAGCAGCAAAATACTTAGATGATTTAAAAAGTGGAGGCCAATTGGATGAAGTTAACCTAGAACTTACCATCTCTTCTAAACTCcaatcaattttaaaagatgtCAAATCTTTTGGCGATATTAACATCAATACAAGCCCATTTACTCTTCAACTTCAGGCGGGAAGAAAAGATCAAGCACAGTACCTAGTTCATACTACTCCTACCATTGAACAAATCAAGCCATCTTTCTTAAGGCAGCTGACAATTCCACAAGATAGGAAGAATATTGCTATATGTGCCTGTACAATATTACCTGAtggtaaatatttaatttttgatggaAATTATTATAGACTGCTGCTGTTCAGTAATGATGGCATGTTTAAGAGAGAAGTAGTGAAATTTACAGGAGGCTCATCCGATACTTGCTTTGTTAGAACTAATACAGTTGCTGTTgcattaaaaaaacaacagataGCATTGGTggatgtagaaaaaaataaaattttcaaatcaattaacATTTCTCATTCCTGTGATACAGTAGCAAGTGATGGTCAAATGTTGGTCGTCAGCAGTTGGGAGAAAAGTACAATAGTAAATCTAAATGATGAGTCTCATACAATCTTAGAAGGAGTTATGGCAGGAAAAATTGCATTATTCAAAGGAAATATCTATTGTACCAACGATAGTGAAAACAAAGTCTGCTGTTATAAAAGTACTGGAGAACCTCTCTGGACATTTCAGCACCATGATATTGTCTATCCACAAGGAATAACATTAGACAAGAATGGCTTTGTTTATGTAGTTTCTTGGAACAACAATAGAGTTGTAGTAGTATCACCAGATGGTAAAACCTGTAAGACAATACTATCAGAGGCTGACGGAATCAGTACTCCTTGGGCAATAGACATCAACAGAGAATCAGGAATTGTGATTGTATCTAGTAAAATAAGCTCTGATAATGATTATAGTAAATTATATAACACAGCTTTTGTTTATAAACTctga